The sequence below is a genomic window from Candidatus Zymogenaceae bacterium.
GACATCGCTCGATGATCCGGTCCGTCACGCACGCACAAAGAGTGAAACCGTCAAGATATACAAGCGAGCTCCGCATCAGTCCGGGACATAACGAAGGATTCCCTCATACGTACCGATGCCGGTCGCTCTGACCTCCCGCAATTTCAATCCACAACACATCAGCCCTCCAGAAGCTCCGCATACGCCTCGATACGCGTGACGACGGTGCCGATGTGCTCGGAGTTGTCTATAGAGAATTCCAGGGCAAGGGGCTTTATGCCGAGTTCCCTCAGTTTTTTTTCAAGGTGCGGGAACTCAAAATATTCGTATTCACAGAATTTCTCTCCCAGGAAGACGAAACCGTCGGCCTTCAGCTTACGGCAGAGGGAAAGGATCGTTTCAATCCGTCGATCCGCCAGGTAGTATAATGTCGTGCAGGGATAATGATCTTCATAGAACCCGGCGTAGTATGCCCCCGGCTCCTTTATCGGGGCGGGCCGGTATGAAAAACTTCGGCGGAAGATCGCCAGGTCTTCGCCCACCACTCGGAGTCCTGATCGTTCCATCGCTTCGATAACCGACCGGGGCGGTGGGAGGATGCCGCTGACGATGATCCGTTTTTTGTCGTCATTTATTTTAGGGGCGTTCTTCAGGTCATCGATTGCGGCCGAGAGCGTGGAGAATTGTCCGGTGATCGGCATGAAAGACACATCCAAAAGCAGGGTGACGAATCGAGCGAAATCGATCCGTCCCTCGGAAAGGTGGTCGTTGACGGTGCGATACAGACCACTGACCGCGTTGTATAATTCAACGCTTTCCAGAAACCTGTAGGCGTTGAAGGATACACCGAAGGACGACTCCAGCTCACGGATCAGCCGATTTATTTCATTTTCTATATACACCCGGACGTAATCGGAGCGTGATCTCCCTATGGCGCCCGTCATGGGAATATGATACGTGAATACAGGGATGGATGTGTGTCTTTCCTGAAGACCGCTCAGGATGATTTCGGGCATGTTTCTGAGGGTGTCACAGGCGTTATAGGCGATAATGCCGTCGACCTGTTCTGCGCCGCGGGTCAGGAGGTACTCGACGAGGTGACGGGCCACGGAGCAGACATAGTTCTGAAGGTGTCGATCGCTCTGTTCCGTGTTTTGTATGTGCGCCTTGAGATTCCAGGGGATGAACGGATGAAAACCGAGGGAATCCAGAAGCGCCAGCGGCGGATAGAGGGGGAGACAGGCGATAATCGGACGAGACGTCGACGAAAGTTCCTGGAGGGGAGAATCCATGGTCACCGTTTGATGAAGTGTCCGGGAGATTGAGTTCTCTCTCAGTATGCCCCTTTTCGTGGAGAAGTCAAGGGGTTTCGCCGGGGGAATCACTCAGAATGAAAGCAACCATACCAGAAATAACCGCCGGCCGCATGTACACCGAAGAAATGCATGAATCCTCCGGGAAACAGGCCGGTCATTTTCCCCGGTTCCGGTCCTCCACCCGAAGCTCCATAATGATATGTCCCCACCCACCGCACTTCACTCCAACGTCAATGCATCCCGCCCGACTGAACTTCAGCGTATTTGGGTCCATATCGGCATAGAGAAACTCCGAGGCACCGTAAATCAGGGGTGCGAGAGAATGAAGCGCATATATGCACATCCGTTTTGGATTCAGAGAG
It includes:
- a CDS encoding 2-hydroxyacyl-CoA dehydratase, which gives rise to MTMDSPLQELSSTSRPIIACLPLYPPLALLDSLGFHPFIPWNLKAHIQNTEQSDRHLQNYVCSVARHLVEYLLTRGAEQVDGIIAYNACDTLRNMPEIILSGLQERHTSIPVFTYHIPMTGAIGRSRSDYVRVYIENEINRLIRELESSFGVSFNAYRFLESVELYNAVSGLYRTVNDHLSEGRIDFARFVTLLLDVSFMPITGQFSTLSAAIDDLKNAPKINDDKKRIIVSGILPPPRSVIEAMERSGLRVVGEDLAIFRRSFSYRPAPIKEPGAYYAGFYEDHYPCTTLYYLADRRIETILSLCRKLKADGFVFLGEKFCEYEYFEFPHLEKKLRELGIKPLALEFSIDNSEHIGTVVTRIEAYAELLEG